In Macaca fascicularis isolate 582-1 chromosome X, T2T-MFA8v1.1, one DNA window encodes the following:
- the RPL10 gene encoding large ribosomal subunit protein uL16 — protein sequence MGRRPARCYRYCKNKPYPKSRFCRGVPDAKIRIFDLGRKKAKVDEFPLCGHMVSDEYEQLSSEALEAARICANKYMVKSCGKDGFHIRVRLHPFHVIRINKMLSCAGADRLQTGMRGAFGKPQGTVARVHIGQVIMSIRTKLQNKEHVIEALRRAKFKFPGRQKIHISKKWGFTKFNADEFEDMVAEKRLIPDGCGVKYIPNRGPLDKWRALHS from the exons ATGGGCCGCCGCCCCGCCCGTTG TTACCGGTATTGTAAGAACAAGCCGTACCCAAAGTCTCGCTTCTGCCGAGGTGTCCCTG ATGCCAAGATTCGCATCTTTGACCTGGGGCGGAAGAAGGCAAAAGTGGATGAGTTTCCGCTCTGTGGCCACATGGTGTCAGATGAATATGAGCAGCTGTCCTCTGAAG CCCTGGAGGCTGCCCGAATTTGTGCCAATAAGTACATGGTAAAAAGTTGTGGCAAGGATGGCTTCCATATCCGGGTGCGGCTCCACCCCTTCCACGTCATCCGCATCAACAAGATGTTGTCCTGTGCTGGGGCCGACAG GCTCCAAACGGGCATGCGAGGTGCTTTTGGAAAGCCCCAGGGCACTGTGGCCAGGGTTCACATTGGCCAAGTTATCATGTCCATCCGCACCAAGCTGCAGAACAAGGAGCATGTGATTGAGGCCCTGCGCAGGGCCAAGTTCAAGTTTCCTGGCCGCCAGAAG ATCCACATCTCAAAGAAGTGGGGCTTCACCAAGTTCAATGCTGATGAATTTGAAGACATGGTGGCTGAAAAGCGGCTCATCCCAGATGGCTGTGGGGTCAAGTACATCCCCAATCGTGGTCCTCTGGACAAATGGCGGGCCCTGCACTCATGA